From a region of the Thioalkalivibrio sp. XN279 genome:
- a CDS encoding aldehyde dehydrogenase family protein, giving the protein MHEILKSLGLEDENSGAWAGGRELPGRGRKIDSFNPATGERIASIRTASPDEYEEIVGSAKEAFHLWRAMPAPQRGEAVRLCAEALRRHKDALGSLVSLEMGKIKAEGDGEVQEMIDIADFAVGQSRMLYGRTMHSERPGHRMYEQWHPLGVVGIISAFNFPVAVWSWNAFIAAVCGDVCIWKPSPKTPLCALAVQKICNEALAGHDYPPIFNLFIEGDVAMAEAFVDDPRVDLVSFTGSTPVGRKVGERVAARMGRSLLELGGNNAIIVDEKANLELAVPAIVFGAVGTAGQRCTTTRRVLVHEKLFDELAHRLMHAYQQVKVGDPLDAGTLMGPLIDGDAVLRYEAAIEKVIVRGGRVLTGGHVIEGKGHFVQPTIVKASNEWDVVQEETFAPILYLIPFHHFDEAIALNNAVRQGLSSAIFTDDLQAAERFLSATGSDCGIANVNIGTSGAEIGGAFGGEKETGGGREAGSDAWKAYMRRQTNTINFSHELPLAQGIKFELD; this is encoded by the coding sequence ATGCACGAGATCCTGAAGAGCCTTGGCCTGGAGGACGAGAACTCCGGCGCCTGGGCCGGCGGCCGGGAACTGCCTGGCCGCGGTCGCAAGATCGATTCGTTCAACCCGGCCACGGGAGAGCGCATCGCGAGCATCCGCACCGCCTCGCCGGACGAGTACGAAGAGATCGTCGGCAGCGCGAAAGAAGCGTTCCACCTCTGGCGCGCGATGCCCGCGCCGCAGCGCGGCGAAGCCGTGCGCCTGTGCGCCGAGGCGTTGCGCCGGCACAAGGACGCGCTGGGCAGCCTGGTCAGCCTGGAGATGGGCAAGATCAAGGCGGAAGGCGACGGCGAAGTGCAGGAAATGATCGACATCGCCGATTTCGCCGTCGGCCAGTCGCGCATGCTCTACGGCCGCACCATGCACTCGGAGCGCCCGGGCCATCGCATGTACGAGCAATGGCACCCGCTCGGCGTGGTCGGGATCATCAGCGCCTTCAATTTCCCGGTCGCGGTATGGAGCTGGAACGCGTTCATCGCCGCGGTGTGCGGGGACGTGTGTATCTGGAAGCCGTCGCCGAAGACGCCGCTGTGCGCGCTCGCCGTGCAGAAGATCTGCAACGAAGCGCTGGCCGGACACGACTATCCGCCGATTTTCAACCTCTTCATCGAAGGCGACGTCGCCATGGCCGAGGCCTTCGTCGACGACCCCCGCGTGGACCTCGTCTCCTTCACCGGCTCGACGCCGGTCGGACGCAAGGTGGGCGAACGCGTGGCCGCCCGCATGGGACGATCGCTGCTCGAGCTCGGCGGCAACAACGCCATCATCGTGGACGAGAAAGCCAACCTCGAGCTGGCGGTGCCTGCCATCGTGTTCGGCGCCGTGGGCACGGCGGGGCAGCGCTGCACCACGACGCGGCGCGTGCTGGTGCACGAGAAACTGTTCGACGAGCTGGCGCATCGCCTGATGCATGCCTACCAGCAGGTCAAGGTGGGCGACCCGCTGGACGCCGGGACCCTGATGGGCCCGCTGATCGACGGCGACGCCGTGCTGCGCTACGAAGCGGCGATCGAAAAGGTCATCGTGCGCGGCGGTCGCGTGCTGACCGGCGGCCACGTCATCGAGGGCAAGGGCCATTTCGTGCAGCCGACCATCGTCAAGGCCAGCAACGAGTGGGACGTGGTGCAGGAGGAAACCTTCGCGCCGATCCTGTACCTGATCCCGTTCCACCACTTCGACGAGGCCATCGCCCTCAACAATGCCGTGCGCCAGGGGCTGTCCTCCGCCATTTTCACTGACGACCTGCAGGCCGCGGAGCGCTTCCTCTCGGCCACCGGCAGCGACTGCGGCATCGCCAACGTCAACATCGGCACTTCGGGCGCCGAAATCGGTGGCGCCTTCGGCGGTGAGAAGGAGACGGGCGGCGGGCGCGAGGCCGGCTCAGATGCGTGGAAGGCCTACATGCGGCGCCAGACCAACACCATCAACTTCAGCCACGAGCTGCCGCTTGCGCAGGGCATCAAGTTCGAGCTGGACTGA